In Mucilaginibacter auburnensis, the genomic stretch GCGCAGGTTTTAAGTATAATTTTTCGGGCAGACTGAATTTAATTGCCGACATTGGTTACCGGTACACGCGTACAGATTATTTGGACGATGTGAGCGGTAATTACGCTAACAAAGCACTTTTTACAGATCCGGTGGCCAGGGCTTTTTCAGATCGTTCGGGCGAAAATAGTGGTAACTACGTAGGTGCATCCGGTACCCAACGCGGCGATCAACGCCGTTTTGATACCTACTTTTTTATTGGCCTTTCTATTTCATACACTTTTATTACCTCAAAATGCTATTATTAGCGTTTAAAGTTGATGCACTATTTGTCTTAAATCACCTTAGAACTTGCAGTATTTGCGGGCTTTCAGGCAATAAACTTTTCTTTTAGAGCGGTATACTAAAAAAGTACAAAGGAAGTTTTACCTTTGTCACCTGAAAAAAAATAAAGTGTCACCGCGATAAAGTGAACCGACGACCCGACGAAGATGACTTATAAAGACCAGATTGATTTGTTGAGAGTGCCAAAACACATTGCTGTTATAATGGATGGCAATGGGCGCTGGGCTAAAGAAAAAGGCAAATTACGGGTGTTTGGGCATCACAATGGCGTAGTTTCGGTGCGTGATGTGGTTGAGGGAGCGGTTGAAGTTGGCGTTAAATATCTAACGCTATATACGTTCTCTGCCGAGAACTGGAACCGCCCTAAATTGGAAGTTGCCGCAATAATGGAGTTGATGGTAAATACAATTCATAAGGAGATTAAAACCTTTATGAGTAATAACATCAAGCTCAATGCTATTGGCGACCTGGAAAAACTTCCGTCTAAGTGCTACCGCGAATTAACAAATGCCATGAAAACAACTTCAGGCAATACAGGTCTGGTACTTACTTTGGCATTAAGCTATAGTTCAAGGCACGAAATATTAAATGCGGTGAGGAGTATTGCTTTGAAGGTAAAAGATGGGCTTATTGATGCTGATAATATTGATGAGCAGCTTTTTTCTGATAATCTTTACACGCATAACATGCCCGAGCCTGAACTAATGATACGCACCAGCGGCGAGCATCGCATAAGTAATTACCTGCTTTGGCAGATAGCTTATGCAGAGCTATACTTTACACCTAAATTATGGCCCGATTTCAGGAGGGAAGATCTATTTGAGGCTATACTTGATTACCAAAAACGCGAACGCCGTTTTGGCTTAACCAGTGAGCAGATCAACTAAATTTTTCCGTTTAACAAATTTTAACAACTGTATAAATTATTTTTAGCCCACTAAAATATTCGAATGAACAAATTTCTGTTTGCTATTCTTTTCTCTATTATAAGTGTTGCTGCCATGGCCCAGGTCCCCAGCCGACCTACTTATACCCCGTCATCCACTTCCGATACCGTTATATTAAATTATAATAATCCAAAGGAGTATATAATTGGCGGAATAACCGTTACCGGCACAACGCATTTAGATAAAGACATTTTGATTCAGATATCAAAATTAAATAAAGGCGACAGGATTGTATTACCCGGCGAAGCCAACTCAAATGTTATAAAAGACCTGTACGCGCAGCAGCTATTTGATGATGTACAGTTAAACGTAACCAGGATAAGTTTAGATACCGTTTTTCTTGAAATTCAGGTAAGTGAGCACCCACGCCTTTCCAGACTGCGTTTATTAGGCATAAAGAAAGGGCAGGCAGAAGACATTCAGAAGAAATTGAATGACAAAACCGGTAAAATTGTTAATGAAAACCTGCTGAATACAACTACAACTATAATCAAAAGGCACTATCAGGAAAAAGGTTATTTGAATACCGAGGTGTTGATTAAACAACGCCCGGATCCAAGTGATACTAATAGCGTGATATTGGATGTAAACATTGATAAGAAGAAAAAGGTATTGATACACAAGGTTACCTTTGAGGGCAATAAAGATTTTTCAAAAGGCAAGCTAAAAAAGTTTTTAAGTAAAACGCGCGAACGTAAGTTCTACAACATATTTGGCTCAAAGAAATTTAAAGACGCAAAATATAAAGAAGATAAAGAAAACCTGATAGCCAAAATGCAGGAAAAAGGTTACCGCGACGCGACTATATTAAGCGACACTGTAACTAAACATAGCGACAATACCGTTGACGTGAAGATAAAGCTCTACGAAGGGCCTAAATATTATTTTGGTAACATCACATGGTCAGGTAACGCGCGTTACTCTGATGAAGTGTTATCGCGTGTGCTTCGTATTGAGAAAGGTGATGTATTTAGTGAAGAAGTATTGAATAAAAGGTTAAGTGGTGGCGGCCCAAGCGGCGATGACCTGTCGTCATTATATCTTAACGACGGTTACCTTACCTTTAACTCTGATCCGGTTCAAACAAGGTTATATAACGATACTATTGATCTTGACATCCGTATTTTTGAAGGACCTCAATACACCATTAACCGTATTACTGTAAGAGGTAACGATGTAACTAATGATAAAGTTATACGCCGGGAGTTACAAACTATACCGGGCCAAAAATTCAATAAGCAGTTATTGATTGAAAGCACACGTATTATTGGACAGTTAGGAAACTTTGACGACACTAAAACGGAACCTCGTCCGGAAAATATTAACCCTACCGATGGAACGGTAGATATACTTTACAACGTGGTTGAAAAACCTTCAGACCAGGTAGAGTTATCAGGTGGTTTTGGTGCGGGGCAGTTAGTAGGTACATTGGGTTTAACGTTTAACAATTTTGCCTTACGTAACCTGTTTAATCTTAAAGCTTACAAACCACTTCCAAAAGGCGATGGACAAAAATTGAGCATTAGAGGTCAGTCAAGCGGTAGAATTTATCAAAACTTCTCATTCACCTTCTCTGAACCATGGTTAGGTGGTAAAAAGCCAATTTACTTTGCTTTAACAGGCTATACTCAGTTAAGTTCAACAGGGCAGTATTATGCTAAGGATAATCCTAACTATAACTTTCTTCGTATTAACGGCGTTGGTATTACATTGGGTAAACGTTTAAAATGGCCTGACAATCGTTTCCAGTTAAACTATTCATTAAACTTTGACCATTACTTCCTGGATAATTACAGCGGTTTCTTATTCTCTAATGGTACAGCTTACAACATTAAGCTTACGCAAGATTTATCTCGCAACTCGTTAGATGCGCCTATTTATCCAACCAGCGGTTCAAATATTAAGTTCACCATACAGGCTACGCCGCCATACTCATTGTTTAACAATACCAATTACAGCGTTGCAACACCTGCAGAGCGTTACAAATTTGTTGAGTACTATAAGTTTAAGTTTGATGCCCAGTGGTTCACCAAGCTAACAGGCAAATTGGTATTGATGTCACAAATACGTACCGGTTTCCTGGGTATGTATAATTCCAAAGTTGGGCCTTCGCCGTTTGAGCGCTTTAAATTAGGAGGTGACGGTATGCAGAACTTCCAGTTTTTACAAGGTAGCGAGATCATAGGTATGCGTGGTTACACCAACTTCTCTATTGTTCCTTTAGGTAGTAATTATACCGCAAATTCAAATCCGGGTAGTACTATTTATAACAAGTTTACAATGGAACTTCGCCATCCGGTTATCGCCAGTCAATCTGCAACTATATTCTTGTTAGCATTTGTTGAAGGTGGTAACACATGGAATAATTTTTCTCAATATAATCCGTTTAATATCCGTCGTTCAGCTGGTATTGGTACAAGGATATTTTTACCTATTTTTGGTTTGTTGGGTCTTGATTACGGTTATGGTTTTGATGCCATTCCGGGTCAGCCATCTGCTAACAAGGGTCAGTTTGCCTTCTCTATCTCACAAAGCTTAAGCGGAGGATTTAACTAATTAAAAAAAGGATGAAAAGAAAGATAATTTTAGTAGCCGCATTTACGTTTCTGTCTGTAACAGCAGCTCTGGCACAACGTTTTGCTTATGTTGATTCAGAATATATATTGAAACATATTCCTGATTATATATCGGCACAGAAACAAATAGGATCTCTTTCAGATCAATGGCAAAAAGAGGTTGATAATCGTTTTCAGGAAATTGACCGCTTATTTAAGGCCTACCAGGCCGATCAGCCATTGATGACCGCTGAAGTTAAAAAGAGACGTGAGGAGGAGATTGTGAGTAAGGAAAAAGAAGCAAAAGATTTTCAGCGAAAGATTTTTGGACCGGAAGGCGATCTGGCTCAGCGCAGCAATTCGATTATAAAACCAATACAGGATAGGGTTGCAAAAGCGGTGCAGGCACTTGCCGAAAGCGAGAATCTGGATATGGTTTTTGATAAAAACAGTGAGGTAATAATGTTATATGCAAATCCACGTTATGATAAGAGTGCTGATGTTATTACACGCTTAGGTTTAAAGCCCGGAGTTCTTGCTAAATAAAATTATTATATATATAATCGCACATTAAATTAAACACACCAAAACAAAGAAATGAAGAAAGTATTTAAAGTTGCTTTAGTTGCAGTTTGCATAATGTTGGCGGGCAACTTTGCCAAAGCACAGACTAAAATTGGATATGTAGCTCAGGATGAAGTGATAGGCCTGTTGCCGGAGTTGAAAACTGTTCAAACTCAAATGCAGACTTATTCAAAAACCTGGACAGATCAATTACAAAGCATGCAGGAGATGTACCAAAAATCTGTTGAGGAATATCAAAAAGCTGAAAAAACAATGACTGATGCTGCAAAAGCCGCAAAAGTTAGCGAAATACAAGACATGCAAAAAAGAATGCAAGAGACTAACGATAAAGCACGTACTGAAGTTGATACAAAAAGCAACGAGTACATGGCTCCGTTAATCAAAAAAGTTAGAGATGCTGTAACTGCAGTTGCTAAAGAAAAAGGTTACACTTACGTAATTAACACCAGCGTTACTGATCAGTTATTACTTGTTGCACCCGATGCAGATAACATGTTAGCTGCCGTTAAACTTAAATTAGGTTTAAAATAATTATCTGGTATAGATTAAAAAAAGCGTTTCGATATATCGAAACGCTTTTTTTATTTTTAAGCATCTTACTTTACGAGCTTTAATGGCTACACCAATCAACCATTTACTAAAATGAGTCCCATAGGCATATTTGATTCCGGTTTAGGCGGACTGACCGTGTTTAGGTCTATTGCCGAAGCGTTACCGCAGTATGATTATATCTATCTGGGCGATAACAGTCGTGCGCCTTATGGTAACCGTTCATTCAATACTATTCATCAATATACCTGGGAGTGCGTGCAATGGCTTTTTGCGCAAGGTTGCCCCCTAATTATATTGGCGTGCAATACAGCATCTGCAAAAGCTTTGCGTACCATTCAGCAAAAAGATATGCGCGGGATTGATGCTTACAAACGCGTGTTAGGGGTTATAAGGCCAACAGCAGAGGTAATTGGTAATTATTCCCTTACCGGAGAAATAGGTGTTTTAGGAACCAATGGAACGGTGCAGTCGGAATCTTATCTGTTAGAGATTGAAAAGTTTTTTCCTCAGCTTAAAGTATATCAGCAAGCCTGCCCGTTATGGGTGCCGCTTATTGAAAGCGGTGAATACGAAAAGCCCGGCGCCGACTATTTTGTTAAAGAATATCTGGATGGCATAATGGCTCAATCACAAAACATAGACACGCTTTTGTTGGCATGCACTCATTATCCGCTTATACAGGATAAAATTGAAGCCTATCTGCCTAAAACGGTGAAAGTGGTAGCCCAAGGTGATATTGTTGCCTCAAGTTTGGTTGATTACCTGCGACGGCACAACGAGCTGGAACAGAAGCTAAGCAGGAGTCAAAGCAAACACTTTTTCACCACTGATGATACCATTGAGTTTGACCATCATGCCTCGCGTTTTTTTGCGTCGTCGGTAAAGTCTGCTCATGTATCGGTCACTCAGCTGTCATGTTAAACCGCTGTTAAATAAACACTACCAAGTTAGTCAACTTTATTTGGGCATACTGCCTTATTTTATTTAGCATTTAGTAAGTTTGCAACCAAAGTTAAAAAAGGTTGAATTTTTACCTCACATATATACTGGTTGCGGCGGGCTTGTTTGCATTCTCGGCAGCATTTGCGCTGTTTGCGGTATATGCCGAGCGTAAGGTTTCAGCTTTTATACAAGACAGGCTTGGTCCTACAGAAGTTGGTAAATACGGCTTACTCCAAACAGTAGCTGATATTTTAAAGCTCCTTCAAAAAGAAATGATAGTGCCAACGGCGGCTGACAAGGTGCTGTTTGTAGCTGCTCCCGCCGTAATATTCATAGCCGTTTATCTTGGCTTTGCTGCATTGCCATGGGCACCGGGTGTAATACCATCGGGTATCAACTTAGGGTTATACTATGTTTTCGCTATTATTTCAGTTGAGACCTTGGGCATTTTAATGGCGGGCTGGGGTTCAAACAACAAGTATTCTATACTGGGTGCTATGCGTTCGGCAGCGCAGATCATCTCTTACGAGATACCTGCCGGGTTTGCCATTATAGCAGTTATTATGATAGCACAAACCCTTAACCTGCAAGAAGTTGCCATGCAGCAGGGAACCTTATCAACAGAAGGGGTTAAGTTTTTAGGTTTTTGGGATGTTTCCAAAATAGGAGGCTTATTTGCCTGGAACATATTTAGGGCGCCGCATCTCATTATTGCCTTTGTTATTTATTTTATCGCATCATTGGCGGAGAGTAACCGCGCGCCTTTTGATATACCCGAGGCAGAGTCTGAGCTGGTATCAGGGTTCCATACCGAATATACCGGTTTGCGTTTCGGATTGGTTTTCCTGGCAGAATATTCCATGATGTTCCTGGTATCCATGATTGGCGTAGTGCTGTTTTTAGGAGCATGGAATACGCCGTTACCTAATATTGGACCGGCACATTTGGCCGATTGGACAACTGGGATAGTTTGGGGTATATTTTGGATAGCTGTAAAAACACTGGCGCTGGTAGGCGTACAAATGTGGATACGCTGGACATTACCGCGTTTGCGGGTAGATCAGCTAATGAACCTATGCTGGAAAGTATTAACACCACTAGCCTTTGCCTGCGTGTTGATATCAGGCATATGGCGGTTGTGGTTAATGTGATTTTGATTTAGGATATCGGATTTTCGATGTCGGAATTTGTAAAAAAGGACTGTCATTCTGAGCGTAGCGAAGAATCTTATAAAAGATGTTTCGTAACGCTCAATATGACAAATTATATAAATGATTAATAAAGCACTAAATGGATTTACAACGGCATGGAAAGGCTTGAGCCTTACCCTAAGCCATCTTTTTGCTTCCAACAGGAAGCGGGAGGTAATGCACGTTAGTGACAATAATTATTTTAAAAGGATGGAAGGCACCAACACCATCCAATATCCTAAACAGGCTTTGCCGAGTCCGGAGGTTGGAAGGTACCAGTTGGATGTGGAGATAGATGATTGCATTGTGTGCGACCTCTGTGCCAAAATTTGCCCGGTTGATTGCATTACCATTGAACAGGTTAAGGCAACTGAACTGATCGGTTATACATCAGACGGTTCACCTAAGCGTATTTACCCCGCCCAGTTTGATATTGACATGGCTAAGTGCATGTATTGCGGCTTATGCACAATTGTGTGCCCAACCGAGTGCATCGTAATGACCGATAAATACGACCGTAGTGTGTTTGAACTGACGGACCTCACATACGAGTTCTCTAACATGACACCTGAAGAAGTTGAAGAGAAGAAGGCCTTGCTTGAAAATCAATTAGCGCAAAAGCAGGCCGCTAAACTGGCTGCAATGAATAAAAAGGAGGGAGGCGCATGAGCTTAGCGCAAATTCTTTTTTATGCTATGGCGTTTATCGCTATTGCATCAGCGCTGTATGTAGCATCGAGTAAAAATCTGGTACGTGGCATTTTTATGTTTTTTGTCACGCTGTTTGCCCTGGCGGGATTATATGTTTTGGCGCTGGCCGATTTTGTAGCCGTTAGCCAGATCGTAATTTACGTAGGGGGTATTTTGGTATTGATCCTGTTTGCATTCATGCTTTCAGGTAAGGAAACATTGGATAGTTTAGGCCGCCAAAAAGATAAGTTTGTAAACAGCGGAAAAATACCCGGTCTAGTTCTTAGCCTTTTATTTTTTGCTGTAATGGTAACTGTGTTGTTGAAATTGAACGCTGATGATTTAGGTTGGATAAAGCAGTCTGTAGCCTCAGGCAACGTAATCAAACCCACTGATAACGGCATTCATAACATCGGCATTAATTTAATGACCACTTATTTGTTGCCGTTTGAGGCTATATCCATATTACTCATGATGGCTCTGGTAGGCGCGGCACACATTGCCAGAAAGGAGCAAGACGCATGATATCATTAAATGATTTTCTGATTGTTGGGGCTGCCTTATTTTGCATTGGCCTTTACATGCTGCTTACCAAGCGGAATGCTATACAATTATTGATTGGTATTGAACTTATGCTAAACGCTGCCATTTTAAACCTGGTAGCATTTGGTAAGTTTGACCGCGTTAATAACAGCGGACAAATATTCGCGCTGTTTGCGATTGTGCTTGCCGCTGCTACAACGGCTGTGGCCTTGGCTATTATTTTAACTGTATATAAAAAATATAAAACTATTGACCCGGGTAAGGTGAATAGTTTGAAAGATTGATATGAGAATACTTATACTGTTATTTTCTTTAATTTATTACGTAGATGCTTCGGCGCAGGTAAAAGATTCCGTGTACATAAACAAACAAAATAAACTCGTACTTAAAAGCGCACCTAAGCAATCAGACAGGTCGCTAATTATGTTAGATGGAAAAAGTTATAGTGGTAGGCTTGAAGATATAGATGTATTTGGCATAGACCATTTTAGCGTTATGAAAGCGGAAGACGCAGTAAGTGTGTTTGGTGAAGAAGGTAAAAATGGGGCTGTGCTATTTGCTATGATAAATGAGGATAGACTTAAGATGTCTACCGAACGGTTTAAATCCATTGCAGAATTCGTCAAAACAAAGAAGCCTTTAGTGGTAATCAATCATGTTACGTATAAAGGAAATTTGGAGGCGATAAGCCCTTACGCTATTCAAAACGTAGACATTTTACAAGCTAATGATGCTGTAAGTAGATTTGGAGCATCGGCACACAATGGCGCGGTATTAATAAGTACCACTCAAAAAATAAATAACATAACAGGTTTGCTTAATTGAACACCTTTCAACCATATCAACAAGCTTTAACGCTGTGCCTGGCATTGGTAGCAGTACTTATGCCTTTGCTGGCGTTTTTTGTTAATGTTTGTTTGCCGCGAAAAACCAATAAAGCAGCGGGTTGGGTATCAACCTTCGCTATTTTAAGCAGCCTGGTTTGCGCTATAATCGTGTTCATCAATTTGTGGAACCAACCACAGTTGCACTGGCAGGTTAAATGGTTCACTATTGGCACTACTAATTTATATGCGGGCTTGTGGTTAAATAATCACTCTGTAATAATGCTTTTGCTTGTGCCAGCCATTGCTTTACCGGTGCATATTTACTCCACCGCTTACATGAAGTATGATGAGCGCTACAAACGTTATTTTACCTACTTAAGCTTATTCTGTTTCAGTATGCTGGCCTTGGTTGTGGCCGATAGTATGATACTGTTCTACGTGTTCTGGGAGTTGGTTGGTTTCTCGTCTTACCTGCTAATTGGTTTTTGGTTCACTAAAGAGAAAGCTGTACTGGCCAATAAAAAAGCCTTTATCATGAACCGCATTGGTGATGTTGGTTTACTCATTGCCCTGCTAATCATTTTTGTACAATCAGGCAGCTTTGATCTCAACCAGTTGTTTGGCAGCTATGGCTTAATAGCGCAAGCACAAACCGAGAATGGTCTTTGGATAGGCGCCAGTACAACATTGCCGGTGTTTTGGCAATATGTAGCCTGTGGTGGTATATTTTTAGCTGTAGCAGCTAAAACGGCTCAGTTTCCGTTGCACACATGGTTGCCGGATGCCATGGAAGGCCCAACGTCTGTATCAGCGCTTATTCACGCTGCAACTATGGTTGCAGCCGGCGTTTTTCTTTTGGGCAGGTTATATCCTTTGTTTACGCCTACAGAGTTAGATATTTTGGCTGCTATAGGTTGCTTTACAGCTTTTATGGCTGCTACCATCGCCTTAACACAAAACGACTTAAAACGCATTTTGGCTTATTCAACCATATCGCAATTAGGTTTTATGGTAATGGCTATGGGCATAGGCGCTTATGCATCGTCGCTATTCCATTTAATCACGCATGCCTTCTTTAAGTGTTTACTGTTTCTGGTAGCAGGTATTGTTATCCATGAAATGGCCCATATAAAGGATGACAACAAGTTAGACATAGATCCGCAGAACATACTGAACATGGGCGGACTGCGTAAAAAACTGCCGTTCACGTTTATGACAGCGCTGATTGGTGCAGCCGCTTTGATAGGATTGCCGCTTACGTCGGGTTATCTGTCAAAAGATGGTATCCTTATTCAATCATTTGACTGGGCCGAGCAACGCGGTTTCTGGTACATGCTGTTGCCTGTAGGGGCCATACTTACAACAGGATTAACCGCTTTTTATGTATCGCGCTTAATTGTTAAGGTGTTCTTTGGCGAGTTTAAACTGGAGAAGGTACATCCCAATCTACATTTTCACATCAGCGATGGTAGCTGGCAATATAAAGCGCCTCTGTTATTTTTAGCGGCCTGTAGTTTGTTCCCAATATTTTCGCTTAATCCTGTTTCATACGAAAATGCCTGGGTATTCCGCGGCTTTTCGGTAGAGACAGCTTTAGACAGGGCTAATATTTACCACACCATTGTCCCGCTTGGGGTTAACATAGTAAGCGTTTTTGTAATTTATTTTGCTTATGCGGTTTACGTAAAGCGCAATTCATGGTCGGCCCCGCAACATAGCTTCTTGTTTAAACTGAGCTACAACCAGTGGTATATTGATGCCTTTTACAATAAGATTATTGTTGGAGGAGTATTGGCTGCCAGTCGTGCTTTATCATGGTTTGACCGTAATATAATTGATGGTTTTGTACATTTATTATCCAACACAGCCATAGCGCTTTCAAAAGTTGCCGCCTGGTTTGACTATTATGTAATAGACGGCGTGTCAAGACTGGCAACATTTATAGTCCAGGTAATAGGTAATTTTATCCGCTATTTTCAAAGCGGTAAAATACAATACTACCTGTTTAGCATGGTAGCCATAGTGCTACTGTTGTTTATTTACTTAATTGTTAAGATTTAAGACATTAGATATGAGAATTAAGATTTTTAAATCGCGTTTGAAAAAAGATGAAAAGAATGATTCAGATCTTTTTTATGCTGCAGCGCGTATCTTAGTTTGTATATTTCAATCATTGAGAATCTTAAATCTTAATTCTAAAAGCTTAACTCTAAAATGATTCTCACGCTGCTGATATTTATTCCTTTACTGTTCGGTGTTGTTATAGCCCTGATCCCGTCAGACTGGCGCCGCACCTTCAGGTATATTACCTTACTGGCTACTTTGGTTCAGTTGGGAATCAGCATTTTCATTTATCTCAATTTTAAAACCGGCCATGAATTTGCCGGCGTGACCAACGAGGCACAGTATCAGTTTGTACAGAAGGTACCGTGGATCAATCTTAACCTGGGTACGCTGGGCACTATGCAGATCGATTATTTTGTAGGGATTGACGGGGTTTCTTTACCACTATTAGTTATGGCATCGCTGGTAATGGTGATAGCAGCCATATCATCATGGGAAATAAAAAGCAATCTGAAGGGGTATTTCATCTTATTCCTGGTGCTGGATATGGCCGTAATAGGTGTTTTTTGCGCGTTGGATTTCTTCCTGTTTTATATCTTTTACGAGTTGATGCTGCTTCCGCTTTACTTCCTGATAGGGATGTGGGGAGGTGTGCGAAGGGAATATGCAGCTATTAAGTTCTTTTTATATACGCTATTTGGCTCGGTGTTTATGTTGTTGGTAATGATAGGTTTGTACCTTTCAGTTACCGATCCTTCAACAGGCAATCATACATTCAATATAGTGCAGATGATGAATCCGGCTAACTACAGTCCCGATTCAATATTTTCTGTAATAGCGCAGCATACCTTCTTTGGCGTACCTGCCCGTGTAATTGGTTTCATAGTGCTGTTTGTTGCGTTTGCCATTAAAGTGCCGGTTGTTCCATTACATACTTGGCTACCCGATGCGCACGTAGAGGCGCCAACACCCGTTT encodes the following:
- a CDS encoding NADH-quinone oxidoreductase subunit 5 family protein; the encoded protein is MNTFQPYQQALTLCLALVAVLMPLLAFFVNVCLPRKTNKAAGWVSTFAILSSLVCAIIVFINLWNQPQLHWQVKWFTIGTTNLYAGLWLNNHSVIMLLLVPAIALPVHIYSTAYMKYDERYKRYFTYLSLFCFSMLALVVADSMILFYVFWELVGFSSYLLIGFWFTKEKAVLANKKAFIMNRIGDVGLLIALLIIFVQSGSFDLNQLFGSYGLIAQAQTENGLWIGASTTLPVFWQYVACGGIFLAVAAKTAQFPLHTWLPDAMEGPTSVSALIHAATMVAAGVFLLGRLYPLFTPTELDILAAIGCFTAFMAATIALTQNDLKRILAYSTISQLGFMVMAMGIGAYASSLFHLITHAFFKCLLFLVAGIVIHEMAHIKDDNKLDIDPQNILNMGGLRKKLPFTFMTALIGAAALIGLPLTSGYLSKDGILIQSFDWAEQRGFWYMLLPVGAILTTGLTAFYVSRLIVKVFFGEFKLEKVHPNLHFHISDGSWQYKAPLLFLAACSLFPIFSLNPVSYENAWVFRGFSVETALDRANIYHTIVPLGVNIVSVFVIYFAYAVYVKRNSWSAPQHSFLFKLSYNQWYIDAFYNKIIVGGVLAASRALSWFDRNIIDGFVHLLSNTAIALSKVAAWFDYYVIDGVSRLATFIVQVIGNFIRYFQSGKIQYYLFSMVAIVLLLFIYLIVKI
- a CDS encoding complex I subunit 4 family protein, with protein sequence MILTLLIFIPLLFGVVIALIPSDWRRTFRYITLLATLVQLGISIFIYLNFKTGHEFAGVTNEAQYQFVQKVPWINLNLGTLGTMQIDYFVGIDGVSLPLLVMASLVMVIAAISSWEIKSNLKGYFILFLVLDMAVIGVFCALDFFLFYIFYELMLLPLYFLIGMWGGVRREYAAIKFFLYTLFGSVFMLLVMIGLYLSVTDPSTGNHTFNIVQMMNPANYSPDSIFSVIAQHTFFGVPARVIGFIVLFVAFAIKVPVVPLHTWLPDAHVEAPTPVSIILAAILLKIGGYGIIRICMGIFPDVAISGAFWLGLLGVISILYGAFNALAQRDLKKVVAYSSVSQMGFVLLGLASQTAEGLSGAVIQMVSHGFLSAMLFYLVGVVYNRVHDRDIYNFRGLASLMPKFTVFIMIAFFASLGLPGFSAFIAEAFSLAGAFKSPSVNGLLPYWLAVCGAIGILFSACYFLWTLQRIFFGSLSLKGGDVWKAALVDLNRRELFALIPLAAATLILGVMPSLVFDKLNDSVLALVQFLQIGK